A part of Bacillus thuringiensis genomic DNA contains:
- a CDS encoding L-lactate MFS transporter — protein sequence MKKSTVNPWLVVLGTVIVQMGLGTIYTWSLFNQPLVSKYGWSLNAVAITFSITSLSLAFSTLFASKLQEKWGLRKLIMIAGLALGLGLILSSQASSLLLLYVLAGVVVGYADGTAYITSLSNLIKWFPKRKGLIAGISVSAYGSGSLIFKYINAQLIESVGVSQAFIYWGLIVTAMIVIGACLIHQAADQGAVQETKTKEYTTKEMLGTKQVYLLFIMLFTSCMSGLYLIGMVKDIGVQLVGLSAATAANAVAMVAIFNTLGRIILGPLSDKIGRLKIVTGTFVVMATSVLVLSFVDLNYGIYFVCVASVAFCFGGNITIFPAIVGDFYGMKNHSKNYGIVYQGFGFGALAGSFIGALLGGFKPTFMVIGALCVVSFIIAIVIQAPKQKKEQEEEYRSVA from the coding sequence ATGAAAAAATCAACTGTTAATCCATGGCTTGTTGTCCTTGGCACAGTCATCGTACAAATGGGACTTGGGACGATATATACATGGAGTTTATTCAATCAGCCTTTAGTCAGTAAATACGGTTGGAGTCTTAACGCTGTTGCAATAACTTTCTCAATTACTAGTCTTTCCTTAGCGTTTTCAACTTTATTTGCGAGTAAATTGCAAGAAAAGTGGGGACTTCGTAAACTTATTATGATAGCTGGACTAGCATTAGGACTAGGATTAATACTTAGTTCACAAGCTTCCTCATTACTATTGCTTTATGTACTAGCAGGAGTTGTTGTAGGTTATGCAGATGGTACAGCATATATCACTTCATTATCCAATTTAATAAAGTGGTTTCCAAAGCGTAAAGGTTTAATTGCTGGTATTTCTGTCTCTGCATATGGTTCGGGTAGCTTAATCTTTAAATATATTAACGCACAGTTGATTGAATCAGTTGGTGTATCACAAGCGTTTATATACTGGGGTTTAATTGTTACAGCTATGATTGTAATTGGTGCTTGTTTAATTCATCAAGCTGCAGATCAAGGAGCGGTTCAAGAAACAAAAACTAAGGAATATACAACGAAAGAAATGTTAGGCACAAAGCAAGTTTACTTATTATTTATTATGTTATTTACATCATGTATGAGTGGTTTATACTTAATTGGTATGGTAAAAGACATTGGTGTTCAACTTGTAGGGCTTAGCGCAGCGACAGCAGCTAATGCGGTGGCTATGGTTGCAATCTTCAATACATTAGGTCGTATTATTCTAGGGCCGTTATCAGATAAAATCGGCCGATTAAAAATCGTTACTGGTACTTTTGTTGTTATGGCGACTTCAGTCTTGGTTTTAAGTTTCGTTGATTTAAATTATGGTATCTACTTCGTATGTGTAGCAAGTGTAGCGTTTTGCTTTGGTGGAAATATCACTATTTTCCCAGCTATTGTTGGTGATTTCTACGGTATGAAAAACCATAGTAAGAACTATGGAATTGTGTATCAAGGATTTGGATTTGGAGCGCTTGCAGGTTCCTTTATCGGTGCACTTCTAGGTGGATTCAAACCAACATTCATGGTGATTGGCGCATTATGTGTCGTATCATTTATTATCGCAATTGTAATTCAAGCACCTAAACAGAAAAAAGAACAAGAGGAAGAGTATCGCAGTGTAGCATAA
- the dhbC gene encoding isochorismate synthase DhbC produces the protein MNEFTAVKELSEKLLEDYKTESSFFFSSPNRTILTEGEITTVKHREIESFPELVQAVLRNAKQAGHPNPIVVGALPFDRRKEVQLIVPEQSRFAERLQLEITNEIERKEQLAFEMTPVPEPEVYMNGVKQGIEKIQDGDLKKIVLSRSLDVKSSEKINKQKLLRELAEHNKNGYTFAVNLPKDENENNKTLIGASPELLVSRNGMQVMSNPLAGSRPRSDDPVEDKRRAEELLSSPKDLHEHAVVVEAVAAALRPYCHTLHVPEKPSVIHSEAMWHLSTEVKGELKDPNTTSLELAIALHPTPAVCGTPMEEAREAIQKIEPFDREFFTGMLGWSDLNGDGEWIVTIRCAEVQENTLRLFAGAGVVAESKPEDELAETSAKFQTMLKALGLSDNSLNEK, from the coding sequence ATGAATGAATTTACGGCTGTAAAGGAACTGTCAGAAAAACTTTTAGAAGATTATAAGACTGAATCTTCATTCTTTTTTTCTTCGCCTAATCGAACAATATTGACAGAAGGAGAGATTACTACAGTAAAACATCGTGAAATTGAAAGTTTTCCAGAACTTGTACAGGCAGTATTACGTAATGCAAAACAAGCTGGACATCCGAATCCTATCGTTGTCGGTGCTTTGCCATTTGATCGTAGAAAAGAAGTTCAACTTATCGTACCAGAACAGAGCAGATTTGCTGAACGTTTACAGTTAGAGATTACAAATGAGATAGAACGAAAGGAGCAACTGGCATTTGAAATGACACCAGTCCCAGAGCCTGAAGTGTATATGAATGGTGTGAAGCAAGGAATTGAAAAAATACAGGACGGAGATTTAAAGAAAATCGTTCTATCCAGATCGTTAGATGTTAAATCTTCCGAAAAGATTAATAAGCAAAAACTTCTTCGAGAATTAGCAGAGCATAATAAGAATGGTTATACATTTGCTGTTAATTTACCGAAAGATGAAAACGAGAATAATAAGACTTTAATTGGAGCAAGCCCTGAATTACTCGTTTCACGTAATGGTATGCAAGTTATGTCTAATCCGTTAGCTGGTTCAAGACCACGTAGTGATGATCCGGTAGAAGATAAAAGAAGAGCAGAGGAATTACTTTCTTCTCCAAAAGATTTACATGAACATGCAGTAGTAGTGGAAGCGGTTGCCGCTGCACTGCGTCCGTATTGTCATACATTACACGTTCCAGAAAAACCATCCGTTATTCATAGTGAAGCGATGTGGCATTTGTCTACTGAAGTGAAAGGTGAACTTAAGGATCCAAATACTACTTCTTTGGAATTAGCAATTGCTCTTCATCCTACGCCAGCAGTTTGCGGAACGCCGATGGAAGAAGCGAGAGAAGCTATTCAAAAAATTGAGCCATTTGACCGTGAATTCTTTACAGGAATGTTAGGATGGAGCGATTTAAATGGAGATGGTGAATGGATTGTTACAATTCGCTGTGCTGAAGTGCAAGAAAACACACTTCGATTATTTGCAGGAGCGGGAGTTGTTGCTGAGTCAAAACCAGAAGATGAGTTAGCAGAAACATCAGCTAAGTTCCAAACAATGCTGAAGGCTCTAGGGTTAAGTGATAATTCGCTGAATGAAAAATAG
- a CDS encoding (2,3-dihydroxybenzoyl)adenylate synthase, which produces MLSGFTEWPEEFANRYREEGCWLGETFGSLLRERAEKHGDEIAVVSGNTHITYSELDKKVDRLAAGLLNLGVKKEDRVVLQLPNIIEFFEICFALFRIGALPVFALPSHRSSEISYFCEFGEASAYVISDKALGFDYRKLAREVKEKVSTLQHVIVVGEEEEFVNISDLYIDSVPLPEVQPSDVAFLQLSGGTTGLSKLIPRTHDDYIYSLRVSAEICNLNRDSVYMAVLPVAHNYPMSSPGTFGTFYAGGKVVLATGGSPDEAFALIEKEKVTITALVPPLAMIWLDAASSRNNDLSSLEVIQVGGAKFSAEVAKRIRPTFGCTLQQVFGMAEGLVNYTRLDDPEEIIIHTQGRPMSTFDEVRVVDENDKDVKPGEVGGLLTRGPYTIRGYYKAAKHNERSFTEDGFYRTGDLVKVNEQGYIIVEGRDKDQINRGGEKVAAEEVENHILAHDAVHDVAIVSMPDDYLGERTCAFVIARGQAPTISELKKFLRERGIAAYKIPDRIEFIESFPQTGVGKVSKKELRKVIAEKLITVKR; this is translated from the coding sequence ATGTTATCAGGTTTCACGGAATGGCCAGAAGAATTTGCAAATCGTTATCGAGAAGAAGGATGTTGGCTTGGAGAAACATTTGGTTCGTTGTTAAGAGAACGTGCTGAAAAGCATGGAGATGAAATTGCAGTTGTAAGTGGTAATACGCATATAACGTATAGTGAGCTTGATAAAAAAGTAGATCGCTTAGCTGCAGGTTTACTGAATTTAGGAGTAAAGAAAGAGGACCGAGTTGTTCTTCAGTTACCTAATATTATAGAGTTTTTTGAAATATGTTTTGCGCTATTTCGGATTGGAGCACTTCCTGTCTTTGCACTACCTTCACATCGAAGTAGTGAAATTAGTTATTTTTGTGAGTTTGGTGAGGCGAGTGCTTACGTTATTTCAGATAAGGCTCTCGGCTTTGATTATCGAAAACTAGCAAGAGAAGTGAAAGAGAAAGTATCAACTTTACAACATGTAATTGTAGTGGGAGAAGAAGAAGAGTTTGTGAACATAAGTGATCTGTATATAGATTCCGTTCCATTACCAGAAGTTCAGCCAAGTGATGTTGCATTTCTCCAATTATCAGGGGGGACAACAGGACTTTCTAAATTAATTCCTAGAACGCATGATGACTATATCTATAGTTTACGTGTTAGCGCTGAAATTTGTAATTTGAATAGGGATAGCGTATATATGGCTGTTCTTCCAGTAGCGCACAATTACCCGATGAGTTCTCCAGGGACATTTGGAACTTTCTATGCAGGTGGAAAAGTAGTGTTGGCAACTGGAGGTAGTCCAGATGAGGCATTTGCTCTTATCGAAAAAGAAAAAGTGACGATTACTGCCCTTGTTCCGCCATTAGCAATGATATGGCTTGATGCTGCATCTTCTCGTAATAACGACTTATCGAGCCTAGAAGTTATTCAAGTAGGTGGTGCTAAATTTAGTGCTGAGGTTGCAAAACGTATACGCCCTACATTTGGTTGTACATTACAGCAAGTGTTCGGTATGGCAGAAGGGTTAGTAAATTACACAAGATTAGATGATCCGGAAGAAATTATTATTCATACACAAGGTAGACCGATGTCTACATTTGATGAAGTACGAGTTGTTGATGAAAATGACAAGGATGTAAAACCTGGTGAAGTAGGTGGTTTATTAACACGAGGGCCATATACAATTCGTGGCTATTATAAAGCGGCAAAGCATAATGAAAGGTCATTTACTGAAGATGGATTTTATCGTACTGGAGATCTTGTAAAAGTAAATGAACAAGGTTACATCATTGTAGAGGGTAGGGATAAAGATCAAATTAATCGTGGTGGTGAGAAAGTTGCTGCGGAAGAGGTTGAAAATCATATATTAGCACATGATGCAGTACATGATGTTGCAATTGTATCAATGCCTGACGATTATTTAGGGGAACGTACTTGTGCATTTGTTATAGCTCGCGGACAAGCTCCGACAATAAGTGAATTAAAAAAGTTTTTAAGAGAACGCGGTATAGCAGCTTATAAGATTCCGGATCGAATTGAATTTATTGAATCATTCCCGCAAACAGGTGTTGGAAAGGTAAGCAAAAAAGAGTTACGTAAAGTCATTGCTGAAAAACTTATTACGGTAAAACGATAA
- a CDS encoding isochorismatase family protein, producing MAIPSISVYKMPVESELPKNKVNWTPDPKRAVLLIHDMQEYFLDAYSDTESPKVELISNIKMIREKCKELGIPVVYTAQPGGQTLEQRGLLQDFWGDGIPAGPDKKKIVNELTPDENDIFLTKWRYSAFKKTNLLEILNEQGRDQLIICGIYAHIGCLLTACEAFMDGIEPFFVADAVADFSLEHHKQALEYASSRCAVTTSAHSLLKDLQSEKGDKSEGITLQEVHELVAQLLREPVESIETDEDLLNRGLDSVRIMSLVEKWRREGKEITFADLAENPTVVDWYRLLSPQTEHVL from the coding sequence ATGGCTATCCCATCTATTTCAGTATATAAAATGCCAGTTGAATCAGAACTACCAAAAAATAAAGTGAACTGGACGCCAGATCCGAAACGTGCGGTTCTTCTAATCCATGACATGCAAGAATATTTTCTTGATGCATATAGCGATACAGAGTCACCAAAAGTAGAACTCATTTCAAATATTAAGATGATAAGAGAAAAATGTAAGGAGCTTGGTATACCAGTTGTTTATACAGCACAACCAGGTGGACAAACGTTAGAACAGCGAGGATTATTACAAGACTTCTGGGGCGATGGTATTCCTGCTGGACCAGATAAAAAGAAAATTGTCAATGAACTTACTCCTGATGAGAATGATATCTTCTTAACAAAATGGAGATATAGTGCATTTAAAAAGACAAATCTACTAGAAATTTTAAATGAACAGGGAAGAGATCAACTTATTATTTGCGGTATTTATGCGCATATTGGCTGCCTTTTAACAGCTTGTGAAGCGTTTATGGACGGTATAGAGCCATTCTTTGTAGCAGATGCAGTTGCTGATTTTTCATTAGAGCATCATAAGCAAGCATTGGAGTATGCGTCTAGTAGATGTGCAGTAACGACATCCGCCCATTCACTGTTAAAAGATCTACAAAGTGAAAAAGGTGATAAGAGTGAAGGGATTACTTTACAGGAAGTACATGAACTAGTTGCACAATTACTTCGTGAACCAGTAGAAAGTATTGAGACTGATGAAGATTTATTAAATAGAGGACTTGATTCGGTCAGAATTATGAGTTTAGTAGAGAAGTGGCGTCGCGAAGGAAAAGAAATCACTTTTGCGGATTTAGCAGAGAACCCAACCGTTGTCGATTGGTACCGCTTATTATCTCCGCAAACAGAACATGTACTTTAA